GCCTCCTGCGCTGTGAATGTCATTCCCTCACCAACAATCCCTTCCTCTTCAAGCTTTAGTGTACAGTTCAGGATCACATTGCGAACCTGCTCAATAATCTTGATAATTTCCGTATTTGGACAAGCCAGTGAAATCTTTGTCTCGAAACCGGCGTCTAAACTCTTGCAAAGCTGACGTTCAATATCTTGAGGGAATGGAATGTATTCAGAAGTAGCCTCCTTTTCGTGTGCAATGCTCTCAAGTTCTGCGATCGACTGACCAATGTTCCTGAAGGAGTACATCTCGCCTTCTGATGGGTCTTGGAAGATGATTGGAGACCACCCACGGTATGGATTCCAGAACTTCACCGAACCCTTAGCCTTTCGGTACTCAGGCACTTTTTCGTGAGGGCCGTACCCATTAAGCTCTGAATTGATCCATGATTCGAATTCGCTGAATATACGCTTTCGCGAGATGACCAAACTTTTCCGCAATAGGTCGGTCACAGAATCCGAACGATCTAGCGATTCTTGTTGTAGCTGAAGCAAAACTGGCGTCATGTGATCATGCTCCCTGGGTGTAGGTATAACACTCAAGATCAGCGAAGAGCTGAAGTTCCGTGTGAGTGAGAAAGCATCATTGCTCCTGTCCGCTGGATCTTGATGCTAGGCGTCTCCGGCGGATTAGAAGAGAAGCGTTTCGGGATTGGTCTCAAGTGTACGCACGAAAGCTTCAGCGCTTCCTTGAAGCAGCGATGGTGGATTCGTAGAGGGTGAGAACTCTATACGGCCTCGTAGCTGGGGGGAGAAGCAGCTTTCGTACCGATGCTTCATCTGATCACAACTTTCAGACTTCGTATGCAGTACTGGATCGAACACGACTAGCTTGTTCAGATTAAGATTGGGGCCTAATGCAGCTTTGAGGAAGTACTGCATGTAGATATCTGTTTGCGGAAGGCTGTAGCCGACAACAACGACATTTTTGGCAGCGCGAAGACGCGAGAGGGCTGCCGACCACATTGACGAAGCGGCATCGGTTGACAATTTGTTGAACACTGGAGGGAGGATGAACGGCTCGGCTAGTGCCGCTGCCATGTTCCAGTGCATTGCGAGTGTGGTCTTCCGCTTTGTTGGAAATGGAAAGTTCAGGGATCCATGTAACTTGATCAGATCAATGACGCTGAAAGTCCCTTCAGAGTCATATGGAATCTCCTCAAGTACAGTTCCTAAAGTTGATGTTGGAGGTTGTGCCGACCACATGTCGTACTTAACGTACTTCACGCAGTAACGTTGCGGCTTGATGGGCTCATAGTGATAGTTCACAGCGATTTTCTCGAAAGGTAGGTGAACCTTGGACCCATACTCTGTCCCAACGAGCACTTGAAGCAGTGAACGTTCAAGCACGAGATCGTAATTAAATGTCAGTATGGTAGGCAAACGATGCCCCTTGTCAACTGCGGAAAACAATGACTTCCAGAAGGCACGGTATAGCTCTGGCCCTTCCTTTACTACCCTGCCGCTGCGTGGGTCCAGTCCCGGATGCTTTACACCACAACAGATCTCAATAGTCCTGGCTATTGCATTGGTCATTGAAGTGAACTTCTGTGTGTCCTTCCTGTGGCCGGCTAGAACGTTGAAAGAAAGAATTGAAAGAATATCTTCAATATTCCTGTCATCGAACTGTGCCCTCCCATGATATGAATCCAGCTCAGCACGGATCACCATCGCATCCTTCAACGCTTGGTGATCCTCTGGGTCTAAAGGCTTGTCGGACTTGCCGCGTACAGCTAACTCCCACATTTTTTCTACAAAACCGCCAAGTAGTGGGATGCCGGCATTCCATGAGAAACCAGCGCCGAGAATGAAGACGGTATCTGACATGGTGCTCGCTGAGGTTTGCAATGCCTAACGCTTTATTAGGCAGTTCCGGGAACCACAACCCTTCTTCAGCTCCATTCCGTGAACCACAGTGGATTTAACCAAGACCATGGGGCGAAATCCCTTTCCTCCTTGCCGATCTTATCTGAAAAGCCAAGATATTGGCCCCTTATCTCGGGCCCGTGACCCACATGTAGCTATCGCTACATCACTTCTGCTGGACTTCAGGCTCCGGGCGGCCATTGGTTCAGCACATGGGTGTCAATCATGGTGGTGGTCATCTCCTGATGTTCCAGGAGCTCCTGGGCATGAATCTTGAACTTGCTGAGCGGGAAAAAGCCGGGGAGAAGGTGGTGGGGCTGTGGGCGCCCTTGGGTGAGCTCCCTGCAAGCTATTCAGTTACCTCAGACTGCCCCCCGTGAGAAGCGCTGTATCCGGCTGTTGCGTTCATCTCAGCGCATCGCAGGCTTCTCCGTCACTGTCGCCGTCGAGGTAGATGTGCCCATCCAGCAGCAGCTCCTGGGCCCGCTTCTAGGATCCAACCTCCCGGCATCTCCAGAGCCTTCCAGGGTGGAGGTGGCCGGCATGTGGTCGTTGATGATGGTCAGCGTGACAGGGCGCTGCTTGGGCTAGTGCGGGGCGGCTCTGTTGGTGGCTCTCCACTCCCAAGGGTGCTCGATCCCGTCGTCGAACCTCCACACCCCAACGTGGTATCGCTTGGCCAGCTTCTCCCGATTCATATAGGCCCACTCCTCACACTGGTTCATGTACTGGCGATACGCGAAGGCATGGCCCTGCTGTACCAGGGAGAGGCCGGCATTGGTACCGTCCTGGGCGAACACCTCCGCAACCGTCCGGCCATTGCGGTCCTTGGTCTGGGCCTTCAGCGTCACCGTGGAGTCGACCGGCACTAGATCCTGGAGCGCTTGCCTGGCTCGCTGTCAGTAGGGAGCCTGAGCCATATTCGGGGCGTCGATGCAGGCCAGCCTGTTCGTGACCTTTCTCCCGTCGTCATTGACCCGCACGGTGTCTCCATCACCCACTGAAATCACCGTGGTGGTCTTCCCTGGCTGAGGAGCCAGAGTCACCCCGAGGACCACTGAGGCAATCAGAGCATGGAGTCGCATCTGTGGGGCAGAGGGTTTTCCATTCTCATTGCCACTGTCCGTGACTGGGAACCCTGTAGGTATTCACTCCACCACGTTGCCCCGCTACCTCTGGTACTTCGACCCCGCCGGCTGGCCGCGCTGGCCGCAGGGGGGGCTTTCACCGCTGGTTAATCATGGAGCTCGGCCCAGCCACCCCCTCCCACACCCCCTACTCAGCCACGTCAGCTCAACCCACACCCCCCGAGCACGAACCTTTGGGCCCTTGAACTCCACCATCACTGCATGCCCCTGCGGCCTATCAACGGCAAGCCCCCCAGAGCATTCCATCTCCGAGACCCGGCTCACCCAGAGCAAGAGCGCACTACTTGTAACAGGCATTCCCCAGGTGTTTCGTTGAGAAAATCTCTAGGTATTGCCAGCAACACGCAAGTCCTCGAGGATTCGACCACCAACCATCGGCAGTTTCACGGTGAAGACACTCCCGAATCCGTGATTGGAAGCCACGGAAATCTGGCCGCGATGGCGGTGGACGATCGCGGCCACTATGGAGAGCCCAAGACCGGTGCCGCCCTGGCGACGGGAACGCCCTGGATCACTGCGGTAGAAACGATCAAAAATCCGCTGCTGATCGGACGGTGCGATGCCAATACCAGTGTCCTGCACCTGCAGCACCACCTGGCTTCTCTCGCGCCCCAAGCGAAGCACCACCTCCCCTCCTCTTGGTGTGTATTGAATCGCATTCAGCAGCAGGTTGGACACGAGCCGATACAACTCAGATTCCACGCCCATGATTTCGGCCTCTTCCTCGACATCCAACAGTTTCAGTGTCAGCCCGGCCTCCGCCGCCGCCTCGCTGGTCTCCTCCAGCAGATCGCGCGCGATCTGAGTCAAAGAGCAGGGCTGCACTGCCGCTGCGGACTGGGGACCATCGAGGCGGGCCAACAGCAGCAGGTCACTGATCAAGCGGCTCAGCCGTTGTCCCTGCCGGTGGACCGCGGCAAGCATCTGGTCCCTGGCGACGGCGTCATCAGGCGGCTGCCTCCTGTGGGCTTCCACCACTCCCAGAAGGTTGGCCAGAGGGGCGCGCAGTTCGTGGGCCGCATCGGCAGTGAACTGCTCCTGCTGCCGGTACGCCACCAGCAGTGGCCGCATCGCCAGACCTGACAACCACCAACTGGCCAGTCCCGCGACCAGCAGGGCAAGCACAACAATCGTCTGAATCGCCCACCAGAGGCGTTGTCGTTCCGCGTCCAGTCCGCGCAAGCTGCGCCCGATCTGCAGATAGCCCCAATCCAGCTCCCTCGCCTTCGCACCTGAATGCACTGGTGTATGAGATCGGTGCAGGTGGATCGAATACTGCATAGAGCGCTCGCCTCCTGGTCCCACCACCACCGACCAGGCGGGGCCGAGGTGTTCGGCCTGGGCTCGTGGCGACTGGCTTGGCGATCCCGGGGAATGGGCGATCAGTACGCCACGAGGATCCAGAAGGCGCAGGTAGAACCGCTCCGGGTCGGTGACGCTCACGGCATGACGCGAGATCAGCGAGGGGGGCGACGGGCAAGGATCTCCTGCCAGGCAAAGACCGGGAAGAACCGCGGCCAGCTGGGCAGAGGGCCTGGCTTCCGCCGGCAACAACGGCTTGAGGCTGTCATGCAAGGTGCCGGCCAAGGTTTCCACCTCGCGCTCTAGGGCCGACCAGTTGGAGCGCATCAACAGGCCAAACATCCCAAGGCCAGCGCCATAGAGGATCACCCCGATCACCGCCAGGTAGACAGCCGCCAGTCGCAGGCGGCTGCGGGAAATGGGACCAGGCCTGGCCATAGCAGTTGTTCCTATGGCTCTGCCGCAGTCTCCGGATCAAAGCGATAGCCCTTTGAGGGCACGGTCTCGATCGGAGAAGCCAGCCCGTGGCTGGCGATCTTGCGCCTCAGCAGACGCACCTGGGCCGCGACCACATTGCTGATCGGGTCCTCATCCAGCGACCAGAGCTGGGTTCGCAGCCGCGATCCCGGAATGATCTCCTTCGGATGCTCCATGAAGTAGGCCATCAGTTGAAGTTCCTTCGCGGACAGGCTGATCCTGGTGGTTGCCTTTGACTGCTGAACGGTGAGGCAGCCTTCGGCGGGATCCAGCTCAAAGGAACCGACCCTCAGGAGCGGCTCGCGGTAGCTGGGCTGGCGGCGCTGCAGCGCCCGGATCCTGGCCAGCAGTTCCTCCATCGCGAAGGGCTTGCTCAGGTAGTCGTCGGCGCCGGCATCAAGGCCCTGCACCCGGTGGCTGGTATCAGCCAGGGCCGTGAGCATCAGCACCGGCAGGGTGAGGCCAGCCCCCCGCAGCCGCCGGCAGAGCTCCACCCCGGACAGACCCGGCAGCATCCAATCCACGATCGCCAGGTTGTAGGTGGCCAGATCGCTTCGGAGCAGGCTCCATCCCCCCAGGCCCTCGGCCACATGATCCACCACATGCTGATCCGCCCGGAGCACGGCCTGGATCGCACTCGCCAGCTCGGCTTCGTCCTCCACCAGCAGGATGCGCAGTGGCATAGGCCCGGGATTGGGGGCGAACTCGGCTGATCCTAGGCAGCGCAGGCGGTTTCACCTGTTTTTCATCCCCATTGCGGCATCCTCTGCGGGTCCTTGTCCTGCCCATGAGGCAGCAGCAGCATGCGCGCTTTTCTTCTGGCCGGCAGCCTCAGCCTCGGAACCCTGGCCCTCGGCGGCCTCAATCCATCGATGGCCCACGTGGGCCACGGTGATGAGTTTCAGCAGCAGGGTGACGTGCGCCAGGTGAAGGCCAGCGCGGAGATCGATTCCCTGCTGGGCATCACCACCGCCCCCGCCGCCGAAG
This genomic stretch from Cyanobium gracile PCC 6307 harbors:
- a CDS encoding thermonuclease family protein, producing MPVDSTVTLKAQTKDRNGRTVAEVFAQDGTNAGLSLVQQGHAFAYRQYMNQCEEWAYMNREKLAKRYHVGVWRFDDGIEHPWEWRATNRAAPH
- the rppB gene encoding two-component system sensor histidine kinase RppB — translated: MIGVILYGAGLGMFGLLMRSNWSALEREVETLAGTLHDSLKPLLPAEARPSAQLAAVLPGLCLAGDPCPSPPSLISRHAVSVTDPERFYLRLLDPRGVLIAHSPGSPSQSPRAQAEHLGPAWSVVVGPGGERSMQYSIHLHRSHTPVHSGAKARELDWGYLQIGRSLRGLDAERQRLWWAIQTIVVLALLVAGLASWWLSGLAMRPLLVAYRQQEQFTADAAHELRAPLANLLGVVEAHRRQPPDDAVARDQMLAAVHRQGQRLSRLISDLLLLARLDGPQSAAAVQPCSLTQIARDLLEETSEAAAEAGLTLKLLDVEEEAEIMGVESELYRLVSNLLLNAIQYTPRGGEVVLRLGRERSQVVLQVQDTGIGIAPSDQQRIFDRFYRSDPGRSRRQGGTGLGLSIVAAIVHRHRGQISVASNHGFGSVFTVKLPMVGGRILEDLRVAGNT
- the rppA gene encoding two-component system response regulator RppA, whose translation is MPLRILLVEDEAELASAIQAVLRADQHVVDHVAEGLGGWSLLRSDLATYNLAIVDWMLPGLSGVELCRRLRGAGLTLPVLMLTALADTSHRVQGLDAGADDYLSKPFAMEELLARIRALQRRQPSYREPLLRVGSFELDPAEGCLTVQQSKATTRISLSAKELQLMAYFMEHPKEIIPGSRLRTQLWSLDEDPISNVVAAQVRLLRRKIASHGLASPIETVPSKGYRFDPETAAEP